In Nocardioides conyzicola, one genomic interval encodes:
- a CDS encoding sigma-70 family RNA polymerase sigma factor — protein sequence MGQVGHDVARGLDSLRHLVIEVLLAERPVLAGVPWLLSTEAVANARSVTGSGSGSGGGYDDSELATSSEEDEAERGRLIALVELARGGDAEAFGLLYDHYQGSVYRFLYYRTRSSTLAEDLTSETFFRALRSMNGFRWQGKDFGAWLMTIARNLATDHFKAGRTRLEMPTEDMSLHDDSTDGPEGMVLAGLTNEVLMQALTELPAEQRDCLVMRFLQGMSIAETAAVLGRSDGAVKQLQLRGVRNLAKLMPEGIRD from the coding sequence ATGGGACAGGTCGGTCACGACGTCGCGCGCGGGCTCGACTCGCTGCGCCACCTCGTCATCGAGGTCCTCCTGGCCGAGCGTCCCGTGCTCGCCGGCGTCCCGTGGCTGCTCTCCACCGAGGCGGTCGCGAACGCGCGCAGCGTCACCGGCTCCGGGTCAGGCTCCGGAGGCGGGTACGACGACTCCGAGCTGGCGACCTCCTCCGAGGAGGACGAGGCCGAGCGGGGCCGCCTGATCGCGCTCGTCGAGCTCGCCCGCGGGGGCGACGCCGAGGCGTTCGGCCTGCTCTACGACCACTACCAGGGGTCGGTCTACCGGTTCCTCTACTACCGGACGCGCTCCAGCACGCTGGCCGAGGACCTCACCTCCGAGACCTTCTTCCGCGCGCTGCGGAGCATGAACGGCTTCCGCTGGCAGGGCAAGGACTTCGGCGCCTGGCTGATGACCATCGCCCGCAACCTGGCCACCGACCACTTCAAGGCCGGCCGGACCCGGCTCGAGATGCCCACGGAGGACATGAGCCTCCACGACGACTCGACCGACGGACCCGAGGGCATGGTGCTCGCCGGGCTGACCAACGAGGTCCTGATGCAGGCCCTCACCGAGTTGCCGGCCGAGCAGAGGGACTGCCTGGTGATGCGCTTCCTCCAGGGCATGAGCATCGCCGAGACGGCGGCCGTCCTGGGCCGCAGCGACGGCGCCGTGAAGCAGCTCCAGCTCCGCGGGGTGCGCAACCTCGCCAAGCTGATGCCGGAAGGGATCCGGGACTGA
- a CDS encoding DUF5667 domain-containing protein, which produces MTWGFRAQRGADDFDTLVEQLSTGGSTSTDPRSAELLELVGALRSVPDPQPRPEFVADLRGRLMAEAETALVPTDVSRLQLPARRTARERRIAAVVGGIAIVGASTSVAMASQSALPGESLYPIKRAIESAHAGLSVGEARKGDTELSNAAGRLDEVNALTRSDGLGSDERIAQTLSTFTSQATSAADLLLSDYAHTGRESSIVRLHDFASSSMDQLGALEPDIPYAARDELIAAASTISQIDAEASQQCPACGGTPIESIPLPLAGEQIQLPSSAPAAPTSHSTDRPGRGNGKGPDKGPAKGNGPQLPDVGDNVPPGSVQQPGSPGASSSPNAVQDLAAGLTSALTGKGGAGTGTSGSNPTSSPLGQVIDGVDEILHGVLDPITGELVPPGSTTTP; this is translated from the coding sequence ATGACATGGGGGTTCCGGGCGCAACGCGGCGCCGACGACTTCGACACCCTGGTCGAGCAGCTCTCGACCGGTGGCAGCACCTCGACCGACCCGCGGTCCGCCGAGCTCCTCGAGCTCGTGGGAGCGCTCCGCTCGGTCCCCGATCCGCAGCCCCGTCCCGAGTTCGTCGCCGACCTCCGGGGTCGGTTGATGGCCGAGGCCGAGACCGCCCTGGTCCCCACCGACGTGAGCCGGCTCCAGCTCCCCGCGCGGCGTACCGCCCGCGAGCGCCGGATCGCCGCCGTCGTCGGCGGCATCGCGATCGTGGGCGCGTCCACCTCGGTCGCCATGGCGTCCCAGTCCGCTCTGCCGGGCGAGTCGCTCTACCCGATCAAGCGGGCCATCGAGTCGGCCCACGCCGGGCTGTCCGTCGGCGAGGCTCGCAAGGGCGACACCGAGCTCTCCAACGCCGCCGGCCGGCTCGACGAGGTCAACGCGCTGACCCGGAGCGACGGCCTCGGCAGCGACGAGCGGATCGCCCAGACGTTGAGCACCTTCACCTCGCAGGCGACGTCCGCCGCCGACCTGCTGCTGTCCGACTACGCCCACACCGGCCGCGAGTCGTCGATCGTCCGGCTCCACGACTTCGCGTCGAGCAGCATGGACCAGCTCGGCGCGCTCGAGCCCGACATCCCGTACGCCGCCCGCGACGAGCTGATCGCCGCTGCCAGCACGATCTCCCAGATCGACGCCGAGGCGAGCCAGCAGTGTCCCGCCTGCGGCGGCACCCCGATCGAGTCGATCCCGCTGCCGCTCGCCGGCGAGCAGATCCAGCTGCCGTCGTCGGCGCCGGCCGCTCCCACGTCGCACTCCACCGACCGTCCGGGCCGCGGCAACGGCAAGGGCCCGGACAAGGGCCCGGCCAAGGGCAACGGCCCGCAACTCCCCGACGTCGGCGACAACGTGCCCCCGGGCAGCGTGCAGCAGCCCGGCTCGCCCGGCGCGTCCTCGAGCCCCAACGCGGTCCAGGACCTCGCCGCCGGCCTGACCAGCGCGCTGACGGGCAAGGGCGGCGCCGGGACCGGCACCTCCGGGAGCAACCCGACGAGCTCGCCGCTGGGCCAGGTCATCGACGGGGTCGACGAGATCCTGCACGGGGTCCTCGACCCGATCACCGGCGAGCTGGTCCCCCCCGGCAGCACGACGACGCCGTAG
- a CDS encoding HAD-IB family hydrolase, whose translation MTPADRRPRPRPRNLQQRSTLAGEAAAAATEVESALAPPQDPGAAAFFDVDNTVMQGASIFHLARGLHRRKFFTTRDILGAAWKQAYFRIVGVEDPEHVAEARSSALSFIAGHTVAELEELGEEIFDEGMAHRIWPGTRALAQLHLDEGQRVWLVTAAPIEIAQIIARRLGLTGAMGTVAEHVDGVYTGQLVGDMLHGPAKGEAIKALAAREGLDLRRCSAYSDSYNDLPMLSLVGDPCAINPDHKLRAHAREQGWRIRDYRTGRKALRAGLVVGGVAGAATGTVAAGLALRGRRR comes from the coding sequence GTGACGCCCGCCGACCGGAGACCGCGACCGCGACCGCGCAACCTGCAGCAGCGGTCAACGTTGGCGGGCGAGGCGGCCGCCGCTGCGACCGAGGTGGAGTCGGCACTCGCTCCGCCCCAGGATCCCGGGGCTGCTGCGTTCTTCGACGTCGACAACACCGTGATGCAGGGCGCGAGCATCTTCCACCTCGCGCGCGGGCTGCACCGACGCAAGTTCTTCACGACCCGCGACATCCTCGGCGCCGCGTGGAAGCAGGCGTACTTCCGGATCGTCGGCGTCGAGGACCCGGAGCACGTCGCCGAGGCCCGCTCGTCGGCTCTGAGCTTCATCGCCGGCCACACGGTCGCCGAGCTCGAGGAGCTCGGCGAGGAGATCTTCGACGAGGGCATGGCCCACCGGATCTGGCCCGGCACCCGCGCCCTCGCGCAGCTGCACCTCGACGAGGGACAGCGGGTCTGGCTGGTCACCGCCGCACCGATCGAGATCGCCCAGATCATCGCCCGCCGGCTCGGGCTGACCGGCGCCATGGGCACCGTCGCCGAGCACGTCGACGGGGTCTACACCGGCCAGCTGGTCGGCGACATGCTGCACGGCCCCGCGAAGGGGGAGGCCATCAAGGCGCTGGCCGCGCGCGAGGGCCTGGACCTGCGCCGCTGCTCGGCGTACTCCGACTCCTACAACGACCTGCCGATGCTCTCCCTGGTCGGCGACCCGTGCGCCATCAACCCGGACCACAAGCTGCGTGCCCACGCCCGCGAGCAGGGCTGGCGGATCCGGGACTACCGGACCGGGCGCAAGGCGCTGCGGGCCGGACTGGTGGTCGGCGGGGTCGCCGGTGCCGCCACCGGCACCGTCGCCGCGGGGCTCGCCCTGCGTGGCCGGCGCCGCTGA